The genomic window GAAAGTCGCAGGTGCCGTTGACGGGGACGCCGTTGTGGAGCACCTGGCCCTGGTAGGTGAAGGCGGTGCCGGGGGTGGAGGCGACGCCTGGGCCGGGGGGTTTAGGCTCGTCGGCCCGCAGGGCGGTGGCCAACACCATCCCGAGGACTAGTGAGAGCCGAACGTCAAAACGCCCAGAAGGAAGCCTCTGCGCCACATAGCACCCTCCTCAACAGGGAGATGACACTGTATATTAGCAAAATGGCGCTGAGGTGTGAGAGAGGTGCAGTTGCGGGGGTGGGGTTAGGCGGTGCGTTTGGCGCGCCTGAGCACGAAGGGTTTCAGGGGCTTGAGGGTGCCGTTCTCGGGGCGGGAGAGGCTCTTGGTGAGCCACACATGGCTGGTGGGGCGGCTAAAGCCGTTCTTCTGGAAGAAGGCCAGGGCCTTGGCGTTGTCCCCCTCGGTGTCCACGATGAGCATGCGCACGCCGGCGTTCCGCATACGCCTCTCGAACTCGCGGAGCAGGCGGCGGGCAACACCTGTGCCCTGGAACTCCTCCTTCACCCCCAGCCAGGCCAGGTAGCCGTAGCGCCACGAGGGGCCGTCTTTGTCCACCGTGCTCCCCAACGCGAAGCCCACGATGGTCCCCTCCTCGTCCTCGGCCACCAGGCAGAACTCGGGGTCGCTGTTGAAGGCGGAGGTAACCTCGTAGGGATCCCAAGTGCGGTAGAGGACAGGGAGCGCCGTGCGGGTGAACAGGCTTTCGCCCAGGTGATAGACGTGTGGCAGGTCATCAATCTCCATCTGGCGGATGGAGATGCGCCGACGGCGTGAGCCGTTCTGGAGGTGTCTTGAACGCATATGCGTGTAGGGGTGTCCCTCCTGCGGGCCAGTGTTGTGAGCGCCCGCATATTCAGCATAGCACAGGAGGGTGGGGGCAGACCAGGGGGGCTAACCGTGCCCCATAGGTTGGGGGCCTTCCCGCAGGAACTTGTCGGGATCTTTCTGGAAGCGCACCTTGCAGCCGGGGGCGCAGAAGTAGTAGGTCTTCCCGTGGTACTCATAGGTGGCGGGGGCCTTTTTGGGGTCTACCTGCATCCCGCAGACGGGGTCAATTGCGGTGGGCTTTTTGCGCAGGAAGAACATGGCGTACCTCCCTCGCAGTGTTAGGAGTGGGAAGAGGGGGTGTTTCTTGCGTCAGGATGCGGGGGCACCTGCCCCATAGGGGCCGCCCCTCCGCGGAAGCGGGGAACCAGGAGAGGCATGAGGATGATGGCGGAGAGGAGGAGCACCCAGCCCGCCCCGATGCCTCGGCTGGCCCAGGAGCCTTCGCCCACCAGCGTAGCCAGGGCGATGAAGCCCCCCGCCATCCCCAGAGCCCCCAGGACAGAGACCAGCACACCCATATTACCTGGCTGCCTCGCCATCGGCTTCACCTCCGGGCGGGCATGGGGGCGGGTGCCTCCTGCCGAGGCGTGATGGGACGCGCCGGGTTGAGACGACGGACAGGGGGCACAAACCCCCGCATGCGTTGGGTGTTGAGGGTCACGGAGAGGGAACTGGTGGCCATCAAGAGGGCGGCCAGTTCGGGGCTGACAATTTGGCGGGTGAACGGATACAGCACCCCCACCGCCAGGGGAATGGCCAGAACATTGTAGCCGAAGGCCCAGAGGAGGTTCTGCTTCACCAGGCGCATGGTGGCCCGCGCCACCTGCAAGGCTACCACCACATCTAGGGGGTCATCCCGCATGAGGATGATGTGCCCCGCCTCTTTGGCCACATCGGTGCCAGCGCCGAGGGCGATGCCCACATCGGCCTGGGCCAGGGCGGGAGCGTCGTTGATACCATCACCGACCATGGCCACCCGATACCCCTGGGCTTGCAAGCGCTGCACTTCCCGCGCTTTGTCGGAGGGGAGCACCTCGGCCAGGACCTGGTCAATCCCCACCTGGCGGGCGATGGCGTGAGCGGTGCGGGGGTTGTCCCCCGTGAGCAGGAGAACACGCATGCCCATGCGCTGCAGTTCTCGCACCGCAAGGGGGGCCGTGGGGCGCAGGGTGTCCGCCACGGCCACCAGTGCGGCGGGACGCCCGTCCACTGCCAGGAACATCACTGTCTTCCCCTCCTGTTCCAACGGGTGGGCTTGTGCGTCCAGGGCATCCAGGGGGATACCCCGCTCCTGCATAAGGCGGCGGTTGCCCAGCAAGAGGATACGCCCTTGAGCGCGGGCCTCCACGCCGCGGCCGGGCAGGGCCTGGAAGGCCTCGGGGTCAGGAGGGGCAAGCCCTTTCTGCTGGGCGGAACGCAGGATAGCCTCGCCCAGAGGGTGCTCGGAGCGCTTCTCGGCGATGGCTGCCAGAAGCAGGGCCTCCTCCGCACGCATCCCCAGGCCTATTACATCGGTGACGGCGGGCGTGCCTGTGGTCAGGGTGCCCGTCTTGTCCAAGACCACGGCATCCACCTTGGTGGCCATCTCTATGGCTTCAGCGCTTTTGAACAGGACGCCATACTCGGCCGCTTTGCCTGTGCCAGCCATAATGGCGGCGGGGGTGGCTAACCCTACGGCACAGGGGCAGGAGATGACTAGCACTGCGATGGACACCAACACCGCAAACCCCACAGCGCTGGCCGAGGCGAGGGTGTAGGGGGTGAGCATCAGGCGGCTGTCCGGGGCGAACCAGAGGGGATAGCCGATGAAGTACCAAAAGAGGAAGGTGGCCAGGGCCAGCCCATGCACCCAGACGATAAACTGGCCAGCCACCCGGTCGGCCAGGCGTTGCAGGGGGGTTTTGGAGGTCTGGGCCTGCTCCACCAAGCGGATAATCTGGGCCAGGGCCGTCTCGTGGCCGACGCGGGTGGCCCGCATGATAAAGGAGCCGGTCTTATTGAGTGTTCCACCGATGACGGCGTCGCCGCCCTTCTTCTCTATGGGTATGCTCTCACCTGTGAGCATGGACTCGTCCACGGCGGAGTAGCCGTCCACCACCACGCCGTCGGTGGGCACCTGCTCGCCGGGGCGCACAATGAGCAGGTCGCCCACCTGCACCTCCTCCACAGGCACTTCGCTCTCCTGTCCGTTGCGGAGGAGGCGTGCGCGGCGGGGTTGTAGGTGCATCAGGCGGCGGATGGCCTCGGAGGCACGCCCCCGGGTGAGGGCCTCCAGATAACGCCCCAGGAGGATGAACCAGGTGAGCAGGGCGGCGGCTTCGTAGAAAGTAGCCATCGGCCCCCCGAAGCCCGCCGTGGGCCAGAAGGTGTTGACGACGGCGATCAGATACGCCGCCCCGATGCCGGTGGCGTAGAGGAGGTTCATATCCGTGATGCCCCGCCGCAGGCCGTTGAAGGCGTGGATGAAAAACTGCCGCCCCGGTCCCAGCACGAGGGGCGTGGTCAGCAGAAAGAGCACGACCTTGTTGTGCAGGATGTCGGGGATGATGCGGGAGAGGCCCCAGTAGGGCTGGAAGGTGCCCAGCATCACCGCCAGGGCTAGGGGCGTAGCCACCAGGAGGTTGATGCCCTGCTGACGCACCTCCCTTTTGCGGGCGTCCCCCTCCTTGTCTCCAGGGGGCGCGGGTGCCTCGATAATGGCTGAATGGCCCAGGTGGCGGAGCACTTCTTGGATGGTTACCAGGGGGGTGATGTCTGGGGCGAACTGCAGCGCAACGCGCCCGGCCGCGGGGTGCACGGTTACCTGGGCGACGCCGGGGAGGGCCAGGAGGGCCTGGGTGAGGCGTGGGGTGTCCTCGGGGGCGGGCGGAGGGATGAGGCGCAGATGGGCTGTCTCGAGGATAATGCTATAGCCTACCTCCTGCACCGCCTGCTGCATGGCGCGGATGGACGCCTGGGCGGGGTCGTAGTCCAAGGAGGCCCGGTGGGTGGCCAGGTTGACGGAGACACGGACAACGCCGGGAACCCTTTGGAGCGCCTCGGTGACGTGCGCAACGCAGGCGGCGCAGGTCATCCCGCGGATAGAAAGGGTGGCTTTTTTCAAGGGGGTGGTCATCGCTGTGCTAGGAGCGGTTGGCCAGGGCGTAAATTTCCGACAGTTCCTTCAGCACCTGGGGGGCACGGTCGCCTCGGATACCCTCGACCACACAGGTTTTCAGATGGTTGTCCAGGATGGTCTGTTCGATCCTATCCAGAGCCCGCTGAACAGCGAAGATCTGCTTGAGGATGTCCACGCAGTAGGCGTCTCGTTCCACCATGCGGCGGATGCCCTCCAAGTGTCCCTGGACGGAGGCCAGGCGCTTGAGGACATCCTCACGGACTTCTGCGAGCATGCTCGCCCTCCCCTCCCCCCTGGGTGGGGGATTCTGCCTCCCAGGGTAACACCTCTAGGGCGCGGAGGCAAGCCCTCGCTGGATGGGGGGCAATGGCTTACGGCTTCGGGGGAGGGTCGCCAGCGGAGGCGGAAGAGGCCTTGCGCCAGGGGGCCAGCAGGCGGGGGAGGAGCCACAGCCCCGCCCATCCCCCCACGAAAGCCCCCAGGGTGTCCACACCCACATCCTCCCAGGAGGGGTACCGGCCCGGGATAAAACCCTGATACCACTCGTCCAGCATGCCCCACAGGCACCCGAGCAGACCGACGAGGACGATACCCAGAAGGGGGTGTACCCTCTGGCGTGCCCAGGGGGACAGGTTCCAGGCTATCAGCAGGCCCAGCACGGCATACAGGGTGAAGTGGACGGCGTAAGGGAGCAACCGATCCAGGAGGGTGGGTGGAGTAATAGGTGCCTGAGGATTGGGCCAGGAGGAGAGGCCTACAATCACGCCCAGCCACAGGAGCAGAAGCAGACGGCGGGGCCAGGTGCGTCCGGCTGGAGGGGACGGAGGTGGAAGCGTCATCTCTCCCCCTTGCACAGGTTTCGGAGCGGTTGTACCCTGGCAGTATCGGATATGCTTTGTGGAAAGGAGGGGTATTTATGCCTGTTGCCTTGTCGGCGGGTGTGAAGGCGTTGTTGGAGAAGCCCGTGTTCGCCCATCTGGCCACCATTATGCGGGACGGCTCGCCCCAGGTCACCCCCGTATGGGTGGACACCGACGGCACCTATATCCTGGTAAACACTGCCCAGGGACGGGTGAAAGAGCGTAATGTGCGCCGGGACAATCGGGTGGCCCTGTCGGCGGTGGATCCTCAGGACCCGTATCGGCGTCTGCAGGTGCGGGGGCGAGTGGTGGAGGTGCGCACCCAGGGGGCGGTGGAGCATATCCATAAGTTGTCCCACAAGTATCGGGGCCAGCCCTACCCCCTCCGCCCCGGGGAGCAGAGGGTCATTCTGGTCATAGCCCCCGAGCACATCAGCGGGAACATCGGGTAAGGGGCCGGCTTACCCTGGGGGCCTAGGGCCACTGCACGAACATGGGCATCACCACATGCACATAGTCGTCCGCCCCGACGGGGCGAAAGACGCCGGGGCTGGAGGGGGTGTTGATGCCGATGCGCACCTGCTCCCCATCTATGGCGGTGAGCACATCCTGCAGGTAACGGCTGTTGAAGGCGATGCGGGCCCCCTCCCCTTCAACGGAGGCCTCCAGTTCCCCTGTGGCGCTTCCCTCCTCCTCAGCTCCGGTGGTGATGGTAACCTTGCCGGGCGGGCCAGGTTCCACCATGAGGCGGACGATTTGGCTCCCCATGCGGGCGAAGGCCGAGCCTGCCTTGACGGTCTGCAGGAAACGGCGGCAGTCCAGCACCACGCGGGTCTGGCTGG from Dehalococcoidia bacterium includes these protein-coding regions:
- a CDS encoding VanZ family protein, coding for MTLPPPSPPAGRTWPRRLLLLLWLGVIVGLSSWPNPQAPITPPTLLDRLLPYAVHFTLYAVLGLLIAWNLSPWARQRVHPLLGIVLVGLLGCLWGMLDEWYQGFIPGRYPSWEDVGVDTLGAFVGGWAGLWLLPRLLAPWRKASSASAGDPPPKP
- a CDS encoding heavy metal translocating P-type ATPase; amino-acid sequence: MTTPLKKATLSIRGMTCAACVAHVTEALQRVPGVVRVSVNLATHRASLDYDPAQASIRAMQQAVQEVGYSIILETAHLRLIPPPAPEDTPRLTQALLALPGVAQVTVHPAAGRVALQFAPDITPLVTIQEVLRHLGHSAIIEAPAPPGDKEGDARKREVRQQGINLLVATPLALAVMLGTFQPYWGLSRIIPDILHNKVVLFLLTTPLVLGPGRQFFIHAFNGLRRGITDMNLLYATGIGAAYLIAVVNTFWPTAGFGGPMATFYEAAALLTWFILLGRYLEALTRGRASEAIRRLMHLQPRRARLLRNGQESEVPVEEVQVGDLLIVRPGEQVPTDGVVVDGYSAVDESMLTGESIPIEKKGGDAVIGGTLNKTGSFIMRATRVGHETALAQIIRLVEQAQTSKTPLQRLADRVAGQFIVWVHGLALATFLFWYFIGYPLWFAPDSRLMLTPYTLASASAVGFAVLVSIAVLVISCPCAVGLATPAAIMAGTGKAAEYGVLFKSAEAIEMATKVDAVVLDKTGTLTTGTPAVTDVIGLGMRAEEALLLAAIAEKRSEHPLGEAILRSAQQKGLAPPDPEAFQALPGRGVEARAQGRILLLGNRRLMQERGIPLDALDAQAHPLEQEGKTVMFLAVDGRPAALVAVADTLRPTAPLAVRELQRMGMRVLLLTGDNPRTAHAIARQVGIDQVLAEVLPSDKAREVQRLQAQGYRVAMVGDGINDAPALAQADVGIALGAGTDVAKEAGHIILMRDDPLDVVVALQVARATMRLVKQNLLWAFGYNVLAIPLAVGVLYPFTRQIVSPELAALLMATSSLSVTLNTQRMRGFVPPVRRLNPARPITPRQEAPAPMPARR
- a CDS encoding YHS domain-containing protein, which gives rise to MFFLRKKPTAIDPVCGMQVDPKKAPATYEYHGKTYYFCAPGCKVRFQKDPDKFLREGPQPMGHG
- a CDS encoding PPOX class F420-dependent oxidoreductase, yielding MPVALSAGVKALLEKPVFAHLATIMRDGSPQVTPVWVDTDGTYILVNTAQGRVKERNVRRDNRVALSAVDPQDPYRRLQVRGRVVEVRTQGAVEHIHKLSHKYRGQPYPLRPGEQRVILVIAPEHISGNIG
- a CDS encoding GNAT family N-acetyltransferase, which produces MRSRHLQNGSRRRRISIRQMEIDDLPHVYHLGESLFTRTALPVLYRTWDPYEVTSAFNSDPEFCLVAEDEEGTIVGFALGSTVDKDGPSWRYGYLAWLGVKEEFQGTGVARRLLREFERRMRNAGVRMLIVDTEGDNAKALAFFQKNGFSRPTSHVWLTKSLSRPENGTLKPLKPFVLRRAKRTA
- a CDS encoding metal-sensitive transcriptional regulator translates to MLAEVREDVLKRLASVQGHLEGIRRMVERDAYCVDILKQIFAVQRALDRIEQTILDNHLKTCVVEGIRGDRAPQVLKELSEIYALANRS